In Nitrospira defluvii, the sequence CGCAGATTGTTCAGGACAAGGGTCTCACGCAGGTGTCTGACGAGGGGGCCTTGTCGACGATTATTGAGGAAGTCTTGAAGAAAAACCCTGCTCAGGTGGCTCAGTTTAAAGAAGGCAAACAGCAGGTGCTGGGGTTTCTCGTCGGACAGGTTATGAAGGCGTCCGGTGGCAAGGCCAATCCGGGCAAGGTGAATGAGCTGTTGAAAAAGATGCTGGGGTGAGCGCGGTGCCGATGTGACGGGCGATCAGATGACAGCAGTGATGATGTAGTGGGCGTATTTGGAGGAGAATACGAGCATGAGCGGAATCAGAAACGTGAAGGCGCGGCAGATCATCGATTCACGAGGCAATCCCACGGTAGAGGTCGAGGTGCTTTTGGAGAGTGGTGCGCATGGGCGGGCGGCAGTGCCCTCGGGTGCCTCAACCGGCGAAAAAGAAGCGATCGAGTTGCGCGACGGAGACAAGAAGCGTTGGATGGGAAAGGGTGTCTCCAAAGCGGTGGTGAATGTCAGCAAGACCATTGCGCCGCGCTTGTTGGGTATGGAGGCGTTGGATCAGGCTGCGGTCGATCACGAAATGATTGCGCTCGACGGCACGAAGACCAAAGGCAAGCTGGGCGCGAATGCCATTCTCGGGGTGTCGTTGGCGGTGGCTAAGGCTGCGGCAAATGAGACCGGCCAGCCGTTGTACCGGTACCTGGGCGGAACGAATGCGCGGGTGTTGCCGGTGCCGCTTATGAACATCATCAACGGCGGGGCGCATGCCGACAATCGGCTGGATCTGCAGGAGTTTATGATCATGCCGGTGGGGGCTCCCCGCTTCAGTGACGCCTTGCGCATGGCGACCGAGGTGTTCCATACGCTGAAGTCCCTTCTGAAGAAGAAGGGATTGAATACGGCGGTGGGTGATGAGGGTGGATTTGCGCCGGACCTGCAATCGAACGAAGAAGCCTTGGCCTTGATCATGGAAGCGATTGAAGCCGCAGGTTATCGCCCCGGCCAGGACATTGCCCTGGCCTTGGATTGTGCCGCCAG encodes:
- the eno gene encoding phosphopyruvate hydratase produces the protein MSGIRNVKARQIIDSRGNPTVEVEVLLESGAHGRAAVPSGASTGEKEAIELRDGDKKRWMGKGVSKAVVNVSKTIAPRLLGMEALDQAAVDHEMIALDGTKTKGKLGANAILGVSLAVAKAAANETGQPLYRYLGGTNARVLPVPLMNIINGGAHADNRLDLQEFMIMPVGAPRFSDALRMATEVFHTLKSLLKKKGLNTAVGDEGGFAPDLQSNEEALALIMEAIEAAGYRPGQDIALALDCAASELYEKGRYRLEAEKNPERSSEEMVSYYGKLLDRYPILSIEDGLSELDWKGWKILTEKLGTRVQLVGDDIFVTNVDIFAKGIAEGIGNSILIKLNQIGTLTETLDAIELAKRSGYTAIISHRSGETEDTTIADVAVATNSGLIKTGSLSRTDRVAKYNQLLRIEDELGAAAVYRGRAAVPSRA